The nucleotide window AATACGACATTCGCTTTCTTACCGCTGCCCATGGAAATGCTTGAGGTTTTCAAAAATATGTCTGGCGTTGAATTGCCCCCGCAGGTAGGGGATAATCCCGACAATGATAACGGTGATGATAATTCATAATCGAAGGTAAAAACGCATTGCCATTGGGGGGCTGTTTTCTGAAACAGCGCCCCCTTTTATTTTGGGATAGCTGTAGTAATACCTTGCCACCCAACACCACTAATTTATTTCTGCCCTACCATTCTTTTAAACAACCGATTCCACATTTCGGTACGCATATCAAAACTGGGTTCAAACTGTTCAAATCCTGTTACGCGTGTTGAATCACCATTAAACTCCAGGCGATAATTCCATACAAAAGGAGCATCACCATCGGTAAGCCAAAGATCGGAGCGACCAAAGCGTAAATCATGAACAATAAGCTCACTGCCAATTTTATCAGCGGCATAATAACCACGCGAAAACCAGATCAATCGCTCTACAGGCAACTGATCATCAAATGGTTTCAGCAGTTTTTTATTTTGAGGAATAGATTTAAATTCGATCTGTCGATTATCATCAAAAACAGAATACAACCCTACATACAACGTATCTTGGGATTCCGCATAACCATTCCACAGCAAAATATTTAAGGGCGAAGGGGTCGTCATAAATTGCTCGGGAGCAATATTCTGCTTCACAAAGTTTTCTTGAAACACATTATTTACGTGATGTTTTATTCCAAAACCCAGTAACAGATAAAAAGTACTAATCCCAATGCCAATCCAGTTTGCCAAAGACCTCGCTTTGGAATGACGATTCAGAAATAAGGCTGTTATCACCCCGCCCAACAAAGGCAGGGTATATAAAGGATCAATAATAAAGATAGAATTAAAGCTGAGAGAATAGTTACTAAACGGTTGAAAAACCTGAGTGCCATAGCTCGTGCAAACGTCAATAAAAATATGTGTCAGTACCAC belongs to Fodinibius sp. Rm-B-1B1-1 and includes:
- a CDS encoding metal-dependent hydrolase — its product is MDTVTQLTLGAAVGEAVLGTKIGNKAAFWGAALGVMPDLDVLASPFVSEVQALAIHRGITHSLFFVVAVAPILGWVLHRYVKGSASWKQWLWLVFWVVLTHIFIDVCTSYGTQVFQPFSNYSLSFNSIFIIDPLYTLPLLGGVITALFLNRHSKARSLANWIGIGISTFYLLLGFGIKHHVNNVFQENFVKQNIAPEQFMTTPSPLNILLWNGYAESQDTLYVGLYSVFDDNRQIEFKSIPQNKKLLKPFDDQLPVERLIWFSRGYYAADKIGSELIVHDLRFGRSDLWLTDGDAPFVWNYRLEFNGDSTRVTGFEQFEPSFDMRTEMWNRLFKRMVGQK